In Sebaldella termitidis ATCC 33386, one DNA window encodes the following:
- a CDS encoding cysteine desulfurase family protein yields the protein MIYLDNAASTRVREEVLETVNDILLNDYANPDAAHEFGLQAAKRIKKSRQIIADALSVSTKEVYFTSGGSEGNNIIIQGIINGNPRQGKHLITTKIEHPSIFEIFKEYERNGFEVTYLNVDSDGRIKLDELTDSIRDDTVLISVIAVNSETGVIQDLEKIGNIIKQKNKNVYFHSDFVQGLGHIKINPAKCRLDALTVSSHKVYGPKGAGAIYLSGNVKIKPLIFGSNQEQGVVQRTLNSSGIIGFGKAVQIACENFSKDNAQIKEVKEYLLQKIQNEISDIRVNTIEEDSVPHILNISFRGIQGEVLVHFLGMSKIYVSTGSACSSRKGNSRILESMGLTKEEVAGGIRFSFSVFNTKEEMDETVKVLKEAVAAIRMMK from the coding sequence ATGATATATTTAGATAATGCGGCAAGTACAAGAGTGAGAGAAGAAGTTTTGGAAACTGTAAATGATATTTTGCTGAATGATTATGCTAATCCCGATGCTGCGCATGAATTCGGGCTACAGGCGGCCAAAAGAATAAAAAAATCCAGACAGATTATAGCAGACGCACTGAGTGTCAGCACAAAAGAGGTTTATTTTACTTCTGGAGGATCTGAGGGAAATAATATCATAATACAGGGAATAATAAACGGCAATCCAAGACAGGGGAAACATCTGATTACTACAAAAATAGAGCACCCGTCAATATTTGAGATATTTAAGGAATATGAAAGAAACGGATTTGAGGTGACATATCTGAATGTAGACTCAGACGGCAGGATAAAACTTGATGAGCTTACAGACAGTATACGTGATGATACTGTTTTGATTTCTGTGATAGCTGTAAACAGTGAGACAGGTGTAATTCAGGACTTGGAAAAAATTGGAAATATAATAAAACAAAAAAATAAAAATGTGTACTTTCACTCTGATTTTGTTCAGGGACTGGGACACATAAAGATAAATCCTGCGAAATGCCGTCTGGATGCATTAACGGTGAGCAGTCATAAAGTATACGGACCTAAAGGTGCCGGAGCAATTTATCTTTCAGGAAATGTGAAAATAAAACCGCTTATTTTCGGATCGAATCAGGAACAGGGAGTGGTGCAGAGAACCTTGAATTCATCCGGTATTATAGGTTTTGGAAAAGCAGTCCAGATTGCCTGTGAAAATTTTTCCAAAGATAATGCACAGATAAAAGAGGTAAAAGAATATCTTTTGCAAAAAATCCAAAATGAAATAAGTGATATAAGAGTAAATACCATTGAAGAAGATTCAGTTCCGCATATATTGAATATTTCATTCAGAGGGATACAGGGTGAGGTTCTGGTACATTTTCTCGGAATGAGTAAGATATATGTTTCGACGGGGTCGGCATGTTCATCAAGAAAGGGAAACAGCAGAATACTGGAAAGTATGGGACTGACTAAGGAAGAGGTCGCAGGGGGAATAAGGTTCAGTTTTTCTGTTTTTAATACAAAAGAAGAAATGGACGAAACTGTAAAAGTACTGAAAGAGGCTGTAGCAGCTATCAGAATGATGAAATAA
- the mgtA gene encoding magnesium-translocating P-type ATPase: MKKRENFLSFSAADLFRYAEMDMNEVYEGLESSSRGLSEEEAEDRLEIFGLNEVKHNKQETWITQLSKAFINPFVVVLMLLAGVSFITDVFMETQGKKDWTTVIIIGLMVGISGMLRFVQEMRSGKEAEKLKALVHNTSDVLRKDGNRQEIPMKNVVPGDIVRLAAGDIIPGDLRIIYSKDLFLSQSMLTGEAEPAEKYNVIKNPDEKKTVLELDNICFMGTNVVSGSGIAIVVNTGNRTYFGSMAKSLAEKRPETSFDKGVNSVSWLLIKFMLVMIPLVFLINGIIKGDWLSAFLFAVSIAVGLTPEMLPMIVTTNLAKGAVFMSKHKTVVKSLNSIQNFGAMDVLCTDKTGTLTQDKIVLEKHLDVHGNENDNVLKHAYLNSYYQTGLKNLMDLAVIEYGNEIGLEKIQDKYEKVDEIPFDFARRRMSVVIKDKSGKTQMVTKGAIEEMLSICSHTVYNGRAIELTDNIKDEVRKNAIELNEDGMRVIGVAQKTNPRSEGLFSVEDEKNMLLMGYIGFLDPPKDSAAKAIQALHEYGVSIKVLTGDNEIVTKKICKEVGIKAEKIILGVEVEELSELQLENIVEETTIFAKLSPLQKSRVVKALQRRGHTVGYMGDGINDAPALKDADVGISVDTAVEIAKESADIILLEKSLMVLEEGVIEGRRTFGNIIKYIKMTASSNFGNMFSVLVASIFLPFLPMLPIHILIQNLIYDISQISIPWDTMDEDYLKQPRKWDASGISRFMIFIGPISSIFDIVTFLVMWFVFKCSAGTEAAQALFHSGWFVEGLLSQTLIVHMIRTKKIPFIQDSASFPVMMLTFLAMIAGIVIPFTSFGRSVDLTALPPLYFVWLAGILISYCFLTQVVKKWYIKKFNSWL; encoded by the coding sequence ATGAAAAAAAGAGAAAATTTTCTGTCTTTTTCTGCTGCAGATCTGTTTAGATATGCAGAAATGGACATGAACGAGGTATATGAAGGATTAGAAAGCAGCAGCAGAGGTTTGAGCGAAGAGGAAGCTGAGGACAGACTTGAAATATTCGGTTTGAACGAAGTAAAGCATAATAAACAGGAAACATGGATAACACAGTTATCAAAAGCTTTTATAAATCCCTTTGTAGTTGTATTAATGCTACTTGCGGGAGTTTCTTTCATAACGGACGTATTTATGGAAACACAGGGTAAAAAAGACTGGACAACAGTTATAATAATAGGTCTTATGGTAGGTATCAGCGGAATGCTGAGATTTGTTCAGGAAATGAGATCCGGGAAAGAGGCAGAGAAGCTGAAAGCGCTTGTTCATAATACAAGTGATGTGCTGCGTAAGGATGGGAACAGACAGGAAATTCCGATGAAAAATGTGGTGCCGGGTGATATTGTAAGGCTTGCGGCAGGGGATATAATTCCCGGTGATTTGAGAATAATATATTCAAAGGATTTATTTTTAAGTCAGTCTATGCTTACAGGAGAAGCAGAGCCTGCTGAAAAATATAATGTTATAAAAAATCCGGATGAAAAGAAAACAGTCCTTGAGCTGGATAATATATGTTTTATGGGAACAAACGTAGTCAGCGGAAGCGGAATTGCAATAGTTGTCAATACAGGAAACAGAACATATTTTGGTTCTATGGCAAAAAGTCTTGCGGAAAAAAGACCTGAGACTAGCTTTGACAAAGGCGTAAACAGTGTAAGCTGGCTTTTGATAAAATTTATGCTTGTAATGATACCGCTGGTATTCTTAATAAACGGAATAATAAAAGGCGACTGGCTGAGTGCATTTTTATTTGCTGTTTCTATAGCCGTGGGACTGACTCCCGAGATGCTTCCTATGATAGTTACCACTAACCTTGCCAAAGGCGCGGTTTTTATGTCAAAGCATAAAACAGTAGTAAAAAGTCTGAATTCGATACAGAATTTTGGTGCTATGGATGTACTTTGTACTGATAAGACAGGAACTCTGACACAGGATAAAATTGTACTTGAAAAGCATCTTGATGTACACGGTAATGAAAATGACAATGTTCTAAAGCATGCTTATCTGAACAGCTACTACCAGACAGGACTCAAAAATCTTATGGATCTGGCAGTTATAGAATATGGAAATGAAATAGGACTGGAAAAAATACAGGATAAATATGAAAAAGTAGATGAAATACCATTTGATTTTGCAAGAAGAAGAATGTCAGTGGTAATAAAGGATAAAAGCGGGAAAACGCAGATGGTAACAAAAGGTGCAATAGAAGAAATGCTTTCGATATGCAGTCATACTGTTTATAACGGCAGAGCAATAGAGCTTACTGATAACATAAAGGATGAAGTAAGAAAAAATGCAATAGAGCTGAATGAGGACGGTATGAGGGTAATAGGAGTGGCACAGAAAACGAATCCGAGAAGTGAAGGGCTGTTCAGTGTGGAAGATGAGAAAAATATGCTCCTGATGGGATACATAGGCTTTCTCGATCCTCCTAAAGACAGTGCGGCAAAAGCAATACAGGCGCTTCATGAGTACGGTGTCAGCATAAAGGTGCTTACAGGTGATAATGAAATAGTAACAAAAAAAATATGTAAAGAAGTAGGAATAAAAGCAGAAAAAATAATTCTTGGGGTAGAGGTAGAAGAGCTTAGTGAGCTACAGCTGGAAAATATTGTGGAGGAAACTACAATATTTGCAAAATTATCTCCGCTTCAAAAATCAAGAGTGGTAAAGGCGCTTCAGAGAAGAGGGCATACAGTAGGATATATGGGTGACGGTATCAATGATGCACCGGCGCTGAAAGACGCAGATGTAGGAATATCTGTCGATACAGCCGTAGAAATAGCAAAAGAATCTGCTGATATTATTCTTCTGGAAAAAAGTCTTATGGTGCTTGAAGAAGGAGTAATAGAAGGAAGAAGAACTTTCGGAAATATAATAAAATATATAAAAATGACTGCGAGCTCAAATTTCGGTAACATGTTCAGTGTACTTGTGGCAAGTATATTTTTGCCTTTTCTGCCAATGCTTCCGATACATATACTTATACAAAATCTTATTTATGATATTTCGCAGATTTCGATACCATGGGATACGATGGACGAAGATTATCTAAAGCAGCCTAGAAAATGGGATGCATCTGGAATAAGCAGGTTTATGATTTTTATAGGACCGATAAGCTCAATATTTGATATAGTTACTTTTTTGGTGATGTGGTTTGTATTTAAATGCAGTGCAGGAACAGAAGCTGCACAGGCATTATTTCATTCAGGATGGTTTGTAGAGGGACTTTTGTCGCAAACATTGATTGTACATATGATACGTACAAAGAAGATACCTTTTATTCAGGATTCGGCTTCATTCCCGGTAATGATGCTTACATTCCTTGCAATGATAGCCGGAATAGTAATACCATTTACATCATTTGGACGTTCGGTAGATCTTACTGCACTTCCTCCGCTTTACTTTGTATGGCTTGCGGGAATTCTGATATCATATTGTTTCCTTACGCAGGTAGTAAAAAAATGGTATATTAAAAAGTTTAATTCATGGCTGTAG
- a CDS encoding 5-formyltetrahydrofolate cyclo-ligase, protein MAKTEIRDFNLNIRNRLHPNFVNHKSQIILNNLFCILNNDYYKNILIFMEIKNEVTISNVTKQYKNKNFFIPKTFKDGTMKINTLDTSKLVKNKFGILESSDTDYADPETLDLIIVPGVVFDQNLSRIGYGKGFYDNFLSSIKKSVLKVGVCYDFQLYDNIPTSKNDIKMDLIVTEKRTVISDHPKYSKTFLECYLPSTIPE, encoded by the coding sequence ATGGCTAAAACCGAAATAAGAGACTTCAATTTAAATATTCGAAATCGTCTACACCCCAATTTTGTCAATCATAAATCACAGATTATACTTAACAACTTATTCTGCATTCTAAATAATGATTACTACAAAAACATCTTAATATTTATGGAAATAAAAAATGAAGTTACCATTTCCAATGTTACAAAACAGTATAAAAACAAAAACTTTTTTATTCCAAAAACATTTAAAGATGGAACAATGAAAATAAATACTTTGGATACATCTAAACTTGTTAAAAATAAATTCGGTATTCTTGAATCTTCGGATACTGACTATGCCGATCCGGAAACTTTAGACCTTATTATTGTTCCGGGCGTGGTATTTGACCAGAATCTAAGCAGAATAGGCTATGGCAAAGGATTTTACGATAATTTTTTATCCTCTATTAAAAAATCTGTTTTAAAAGTTGGTGTATGTTATGATTTTCAACTATACGATAATATTCCTACCAGTAAGAATGATATAAAAATGGACCTTATTGTTACCGAGAAAAGAACGGTAATAAGCGATCATCCAAAATATTCAAAAACTTTTTTGGAATGTTATCTGCCTAGCACAATACCTGAGTAG
- the ebgA gene encoding beta-galactosidase subunit alpha, whose amino-acid sequence MKIWENININNINRLKQRADFRLYDNINAAIDNRRKKNSKNLNGVWKFLFLDAPEYSPEGFFEKSFDTSDWDNITVPGNWQMQGYGKMHYSDLWYNFPINPPYVPSLNPTGIYKRTFSIPDSWKNERIILKFHGVDSAFHIYLNGKEIGYSKGARYEAEFDITDHIVRNSENDLTVRVYQWSDGTYLEDQDMWWLSGIFRDVEIYAEPFDCIDDIFVTTDLDENYTDSVLNVSVSFRGNVLGCTVNYLLLDDQDNEILNIENNLNSNFDNISEKIANPKKWSAETPYLYTFIITLKKEDQILAVAGQKTGFRKIEIKGNTFTVNNVAIKLKGVNRHDYNPANGRVVSREEMEKDIILMKQNNINAVRTAHYPNSSCFYDLCDEYGLYVIDEADLECHGFELTEKYDWITDDPVWKSAYIDRLERMMARDKNHPSIIMWSLGNESAFGDNFRAMAEYAKKNDPTRLVHYEGDFEAEVTDVFSTMYTWLEKNSQTPEVKKVFMKDIALTSKKPHILCEYAHAMGNGPGNFKEYQDLFYEYEHLQGGFVWEWFDHGIQAYDKNGNSYYKYGGDFGDNPNNGNFCIDGLLMPDRTPSPSLFEYKKIIEPVKTEAVDLNNGILKLTSRYDFINLNILTMSYSVYEDNRIIKSGSLALDISARDTKNICIEALKEIKYKDTHDYYLNISYRTNKRTNWSDEGHELAAAQFLLSEKTEFCNKKTDGSLLVSETQSVLNIYGLDFKCAFDKITGRMLYAEKDGLKILENGPELNFWRAPIDNDMYLLEDYYKKYFMNLMTENTESFLYNAADNYVEICVKTINGAPNAAWYYKSTYLYKVFADGTILFDIEGIPSGITAQAPEMIPRIGVKLRLNKACENVRWHGKGPGESYPDSKESQLFGFYENNIDGLFTNYVKPQENGSRSSCSWTRLLNDRGMGLMVYSQDKFDFSARFFEDSDLEYAGHTPDLKKRDYITLNIDYKQNGLGSNSCGQSQMEKYKCRFEKFSLSLKISLYNNKEINDLDLAGEKIIF is encoded by the coding sequence ATGAAAATATGGGAAAACATAAATATAAACAATATAAACAGACTAAAGCAAAGAGCTGATTTCAGACTTTACGATAATATTAATGCTGCCATTGACAACAGAAGAAAAAAAAATTCCAAAAATCTGAACGGAGTATGGAAATTTCTCTTTTTAGATGCGCCTGAGTATTCTCCTGAAGGCTTTTTTGAAAAGAGCTTTGACACATCAGACTGGGATAATATAACAGTACCGGGAAACTGGCAGATGCAGGGATATGGAAAAATGCATTATTCAGATTTATGGTATAACTTTCCTATTAATCCTCCCTATGTTCCTTCATTGAATCCCACAGGTATTTATAAAAGAACATTTTCAATTCCTGATTCATGGAAAAATGAAAGAATTATACTAAAATTTCATGGTGTGGACTCTGCATTTCATATTTATCTGAACGGCAAAGAAATAGGCTACAGCAAAGGTGCCAGATATGAAGCTGAATTTGATATTACAGATCATATTGTCCGAAACAGTGAAAACGACCTTACTGTAAGAGTTTATCAATGGTCGGACGGAACTTACCTAGAAGATCAGGATATGTGGTGGCTGAGCGGTATTTTCAGAGATGTGGAGATATATGCCGAGCCTTTTGACTGTATTGACGATATCTTTGTTACTACTGATCTTGATGAAAATTATACTGACTCTGTGCTGAATGTTTCTGTCAGCTTCAGGGGAAATGTACTGGGCTGTACCGTAAATTATCTGCTTCTTGATGATCAGGATAATGAAATACTTAATATTGAAAATAATCTAAACAGTAATTTTGATAATATAAGTGAAAAAATAGCAAATCCGAAAAAATGGTCTGCTGAAACTCCATATCTTTATACTTTCATCATTACACTAAAGAAAGAGGATCAGATTCTGGCAGTTGCCGGACAAAAGACCGGATTTAGAAAAATTGAAATCAAAGGCAATACCTTCACTGTTAATAATGTAGCAATAAAGCTCAAAGGCGTTAACAGACACGATTATAATCCTGCAAACGGACGTGTTGTTTCAAGAGAAGAGATGGAAAAAGATATTATTCTGATGAAACAAAATAATATAAACGCAGTAAGAACAGCACATTACCCTAACTCTTCCTGCTTTTATGACTTATGCGACGAATACGGTCTTTATGTAATCGACGAAGCTGATCTTGAATGTCATGGTTTTGAGCTTACGGAAAAATATGACTGGATTACTGATGATCCTGTCTGGAAAAGTGCTTATATCGACAGACTGGAAAGAATGATGGCAAGGGATAAAAATCACCCTTCGATAATTATGTGGTCTCTGGGAAATGAGTCAGCCTTCGGAGATAATTTCAGAGCTATGGCAGAATATGCTAAGAAAAATGACCCCACAAGGCTTGTCCATTATGAAGGTGATTTTGAAGCAGAAGTAACTGATGTTTTTTCTACTATGTATACGTGGCTTGAAAAAAATTCCCAGACACCTGAGGTAAAGAAAGTTTTTATGAAAGATATAGCTCTTACATCCAAAAAGCCTCACATTCTCTGTGAATATGCCCATGCGATGGGGAACGGACCGGGAAATTTCAAGGAATATCAGGATTTGTTTTATGAATACGAGCATCTGCAGGGGGGATTTGTATGGGAATGGTTTGATCACGGGATTCAGGCTTATGATAAAAATGGAAACTCTTATTATAAGTATGGCGGAGATTTCGGAGACAATCCTAATAATGGTAATTTTTGTATCGACGGATTATTGATGCCTGACAGAACTCCGTCACCAAGTCTTTTTGAATATAAAAAGATTATAGAGCCGGTAAAAACAGAGGCTGTTGATCTGAATAACGGAATTCTGAAACTGACAAGCCGTTATGATTTTATTAATCTTAATATTCTTACTATGTCTTACAGTGTTTACGAGGATAACAGGATCATAAAAAGCGGCAGTCTGGCTCTCGATATCTCAGCCAGAGATACAAAAAATATCTGTATAGAAGCGTTAAAAGAGATCAAATATAAAGATACACATGACTATTATCTTAATATCTCATACAGAACAAACAAACGCACTAACTGGTCTGACGAGGGACACGAGCTGGCTGCGGCACAGTTTTTGCTTAGTGAAAAAACAGAATTCTGCAATAAGAAAACGGATGGTTCCCTTTTAGTATCAGAAACACAGTCAGTACTAAATATTTACGGTCTTGATTTTAAATGTGCATTTGATAAAATTACCGGAAGAATGCTGTATGCAGAAAAAGACGGATTAAAAATTCTGGAAAACGGGCCTGAATTAAATTTTTGGCGTGCTCCTATTGATAATGATATGTATCTTCTCGAGGATTATTATAAAAAGTATTTTATGAACCTTATGACAGAAAATACTGAAAGCTTCCTGTATAATGCTGCTGATAATTATGTGGAGATATGTGTAAAGACAATAAATGGAGCGCCTAATGCCGCCTGGTATTATAAAAGTACATATCTGTATAAGGTTTTCGCTGACGGAACAATATTATTTGACATTGAGGGAATTCCTTCGGGGATTACAGCTCAGGCACCTGAAATGATCCCGCGTATCGGTGTAAAGCTCAGATTAAATAAAGCCTGTGAAAATGTGAGATGGCACGGGAAAGGACCCGGAGAGTCTTATCCTGATTCAAAAGAATCACAATTATTCGGCTTCTATGAAAATAATATAGACGGACTTTTTACAAACTATGTAAAACCGCAGGAAAACGGCAGCAGAAGCAGCTGCAGCTGGACAAGACTGCTTAATGACAGAGGTATGGGACTTATGGTTTACTCTCAGGATAAATTTGACTTTAGTGCAAGATTTTTTGAAGACTCTGATCTTGAATATGCGGGACACACGCCTGATCTAAAAAAGAGAGATTATATCACTCTGAATATCGATTACAAACAAAACGGCCTTGGTTCCAATTCATGCGGACAGTCCCAGATGGAAAAATATAAGTGCAGGTTTGAAAAATTCAGTTTATCTCTGAAAATTTCATTATATAATAACAAAGAAATAAACGATCTGGATTTAGCCGGAGAAAAAATTATTTTTTAA
- a CDS encoding LacI family DNA-binding transcriptional regulator gives MATIKDIAEKAHVSITTVSRVLNYDNTLKVTDKTRKKIFEIAEKLEYLKEKKPKNKKSSYSVNIIKGYSEQEELDDIYYLSTRLAIEKSLKQNNVKYEILEKDAISDSLKKLDGIILTGLFSQNEIDTVKKMNQNIIFSDIYIEDENIDCVIFDIRKSVRKVLDYLLNLGHKKIGFIGGSDVINGENTIDFRQIHYIEYMKEKKLYNESFIKIGAFTSDCGYKYMNEILDSSEYPSAFFLANDSIAIGAYKAVEEHKLSIPEDISIVGFNDISITQYMSPPLTTVKIYTDFMGETTVSLLMERIRDGRKLSKKVILPTELVIRKSCIEKNTVSK, from the coding sequence ATGGCTACTATTAAGGATATTGCTGAAAAAGCTCATGTCTCTATAACTACGGTATCCAGGGTATTGAATTACGACAATACTCTTAAGGTTACCGACAAAACAAGAAAAAAAATATTTGAAATTGCTGAAAAACTGGAATATCTGAAAGAAAAGAAGCCGAAAAATAAAAAAAGCAGTTATAGTGTAAATATTATCAAAGGATATTCCGAGCAGGAAGAACTGGATGATATTTATTATCTTTCTACCAGACTTGCCATAGAAAAATCTTTAAAACAAAATAATGTAAAATATGAAATTTTAGAAAAAGATGCAATATCAGACAGCCTGAAAAAACTGGACGGAATTATTCTTACAGGACTTTTTTCCCAGAATGAAATAGATACTGTAAAAAAAATGAATCAAAATATTATTTTCAGTGATATTTACATAGAAGATGAAAATATAGACTGTGTAATATTTGATATAAGAAAATCTGTAAGAAAAGTTTTAGACTATCTGTTGAATTTAGGACATAAGAAAATTGGTTTTATAGGCGGTTCTGATGTCATAAACGGTGAAAATACCATAGATTTCAGACAGATTCACTATATTGAATATATGAAAGAGAAAAAGCTTTATAATGAAAGTTTTATAAAAATAGGAGCCTTTACTTCTGACTGCGGATATAAATATATGAATGAAATTTTAGACAGCTCCGAATATCCGAGTGCTTTCTTTCTTGCCAACGATTCTATTGCAATCGGGGCCTATAAAGCTGTAGAAGAGCATAAACTCTCAATTCCGGAAGATATTTCCATAGTAGGGTTTAATGATATCTCTATAACGCAGTATATGAGTCCTCCCCTTACTACTGTGAAAATATATACTGATTTTATGGGGGAAACTACAGTAAGTCTTCTTATGGAGCGTATCCGCGACGGCAGAAAGCTTAGTAAAAAAGTTATCCTCCCCACAGAACTTGTAATAAGAAAAAGCTGTATAGAAAAAAATACTGTCTCAAAATAA
- a CDS encoding helix-turn-helix transcriptional regulator, with amino-acid sequence MISKILKCIAQEDVLRILNLINCKKTISEDELNEVLNMPSFEIHKHIKELINLEVIIDREIDRKEVYFFNSAFVKKFKFFEVLMNELENENLYVLDMRNLRK; translated from the coding sequence ATGATTTCTAAAATATTAAAATGCATTGCACAGGAAGATGTACTGAGAATTCTTAATCTGATTAACTGCAAAAAGACAATAAGCGAGGATGAGCTAAATGAAGTACTGAATATGCCGAGCTTTGAAATACATAAGCATATAAAAGAGCTGATTAATCTGGAAGTCATTATCGACAGGGAAATAGACAGAAAAGAAGTTTATTTTTTTAACAGTGCTTTTGTAAAGAAGTTTAAGTTTTTTGAAGTATTAATGAACGAACTTGAAAATGAGAATTTATATGTTCTGGATATGAGAAATCTGAGAAAATAA
- a CDS encoding OmpG family monomeric porin, which yields MKKLAILSLFLGLVGSAYALEKVNITTGVYMESEDHNSEYSSSDLDVKGIKLKAAMKEIPLWVEFNYEYRNVNLSGHTGDEDRYKFMIGYKFEAGSFVFRPEYELRIRELRESPDEQWGNRFKPNWDYKFNDQWTLFNNWMFTYQPTKAYRGMADTKNWDDYYHEIETGIKYKFEGNQAVLFSVYNEYEKDEKSPAQVQAYSYDEWQLRLAYEKKFNNGVFVSPFVRIGIDKSEKTVLGYDNDNKLRNRYGAKMGYTAENGIGVYGEAYYQDEEMQTASGVKMNERDKVFLKLGVDYTF from the coding sequence ATGAAAAAACTAGCAATTTTAAGTCTGTTTTTAGGACTTGTAGGAAGTGCGTATGCTTTGGAAAAGGTAAATATTACTACCGGGGTTTACATGGAAAGCGAGGATCATAATTCGGAATATTCTTCAAGTGATCTGGATGTAAAAGGTATAAAATTAAAAGCTGCAATGAAAGAAATACCTTTATGGGTTGAGTTTAACTACGAGTATAGAAATGTCAATCTTAGCGGTCACACAGGAGATGAGGACAGATATAAATTTATGATCGGATACAAATTTGAAGCAGGAAGCTTCGTATTTAGACCTGAATATGAATTGAGAATAAGAGAATTAAGAGAATCGCCTGATGAGCAGTGGGGAAACAGATTTAAGCCGAACTGGGATTATAAATTCAATGACCAGTGGACTTTGTTCAATAACTGGATGTTTACATATCAGCCGACTAAGGCATACAGAGGAATGGCTGATACTAAAAACTGGGATGACTATTATCATGAGATAGAAACAGGGATAAAGTACAAATTTGAAGGAAACCAGGCTGTTTTATTCAGCGTCTACAATGAATATGAGAAAGATGAAAAATCACCGGCTCAAGTACAGGCTTACAGCTATGATGAATGGCAGTTAAGACTTGCTTATGAGAAAAAATTCAATAACGGTGTATTCGTATCTCCTTTTGTAAGAATAGGAATAGATAAGAGTGAAAAAACAGTTCTTGGTTATGATAATGATAATAAGTTAAGAAACAGATACGGAGCAAAAATGGGATATACTGCAGAAAACGGTATAGGTGTGTATGGTGAAGCATATTATCAGGATGAAGAAATGCAGACTGCTTCAGGAGTGAAAATGAATGAAAGAGATAAAGTATTCCTTAAGCTTGGTGTAGATTACACATTCTAA
- a CDS encoding GNAT family N-acetyltransferase, with protein MKELIKIREAQENDTGIILEFIKELAVYEKLLHEVTADESLLKKTLFDTEYAKVLIAEYDGEPAGMALYFHSYSTFLGKPGIYLEDLYVKEKFRGKGLGKGLLKKLAEICDENDFGRLEWSVLDWNKPSIDFYESLGADSQDEWIKYRVTGDTLKKLSE; from the coding sequence ATGAAGGAACTTATAAAAATACGTGAAGCACAGGAAAATGATACTGGGATCATTCTGGAGTTTATAAAGGAACTGGCAGTATATGAAAAATTACTGCATGAAGTAACTGCGGATGAATCTTTACTGAAAAAAACACTGTTTGATACTGAGTATGCAAAAGTATTAATAGCTGAATATGACGGTGAACCTGCAGGGATGGCCTTATATTTTCACAGTTACTCTACTTTTCTGGGGAAACCGGGAATATATCTTGAAGATCTTTATGTAAAAGAGAAATTCCGAGGTAAGGGTCTTGGTAAAGGGCTTCTAAAAAAGCTCGCGGAAATATGTGATGAAAATGATTTTGGAAGACTGGAATGGTCTGTTCTTGATTGGAATAAGCCCTCAATAGATTTTTATGAAAGTCTGGGAGCTGACAGTCAGGATGAATGGATAAAATACAGAGTAACCGGTGATACTTTAAAGAAACTTTCAGAATAA
- a CDS encoding ACT domain-containing protein, with protein sequence MKLNMKLLPGVYSVVQVKDISKINFEKFKESFFNLCITDDEVSVLLNEEYSELIDEKINEEKGFKCLKIEGVLDFGEIGIIAKISGILAKEEISIFVVSTYNTDYVLVKENKIAHAIHVLKENQINISEISTQVLC encoded by the coding sequence ATGAAATTAAACATGAAGCTATTGCCGGGTGTTTACTCGGTTGTACAGGTAAAAGATATTTCCAAGATTAATTTTGAAAAATTCAAAGAATCATTTTTTAATCTCTGTATTACTGATGATGAGGTATCGGTTCTTTTGAATGAAGAGTATTCAGAATTAATTGATGAAAAAATAAATGAGGAAAAAGGATTTAAATGTCTAAAAATAGAAGGAGTTCTGGATTTCGGCGAAATTGGAATAATTGCCAAGATAAGCGGAATTCTGGCTAAAGAAGAAATAAGTATTTTTGTAGTTTCTACTTATAATACAGACTATGTTTTGGTAAAAGAAAATAAAATAGCACATGCTATACATGTGCTGAAAGAGAATCAAATTAATATATCCGAAATATCTACTCAGGTATTGTGCTAG